The window CCCAGACAGGAAGACTTCCCAGAGCAAACCAGGTTTGAGAACACTGAGCATCACAAGCTGTGTGGGAGAATGGGCCCTCAAATCTCAGAGAACCTGGACTCAGGCGGCCTTCCCGCAGGCAATGCTGCATTACTATGTGAGTTTATTCCTTCCACAGTCTATTCCCTATTTACTTTTCATTACAGAGATAAAATCAGTTATAAGGATAAGGCACTGTAATACCTACCTAATGTTAATATCTTTTTAAGAAACcctaaaatataaacacattagTCCTAGAGGCTCTTAAGAACCTACTTCTTGTCTATTACACAAGTTTGAGTAACTATATTGTATTTAACTTGGATTTCCACATTGACACTTGAAGATTGGAACTTCCTGCCTAGGGGCTCAATTCTAGTCTTCAGAATTCTACCGTCTCAGCGATAGAATGCCTGCTGGGTAAAGCTGGCTACCCCTGTGGATTCTGTATTTGGCATTGATTTTTGTGGTTATGGTATCCAGATGCTAAgctgcatgtggtgtgtgtgtgtgtgtgtgtgtgttgtgtgtgatctTTTATGATGAAAGTAACTTTCAAATGCCGCCCGGGTTTGAGTAGAGAGAGATGACTCCTCCCCACCCTCATGGAGGGGACTGGCAGGGTCTAATGGCCACAGGAAGGACTGAGAGGAAGTGTGGCTCTAACGAGAGCGGATCaccaaattcacacacacacacaaatcatggGGAAAACATATTTGGCAAAGCGCTATTCTCAGCTCCCCAGCAATGAAGTCTTCTGTTCGTTCTTTTTGGCAGTACGATAAACAGGTGTGTCGTAGTCGGGGCGACCTTGGAGAGAGTTGCTGCAGCTGCCCAGCTGTGTCCTATAGCACAGCGCAGATACCCAGCATCAGGATGAGGTGATAAAGAACACCTGTGAAGCAGAGGGGGCAGAGACAACACTGAGAAACAGCCGTGTGAGGTCAAGGAGCATTCAGCCAGAGTTAGTGCAACGGGGCTGCTGTACAGCTTCCAAATTTTACACACAGTCATTCCTGCTCATCCCCTGGGACTTGCATGCTCCACTTCTATCAACACAGAGGCCCTAACACATAAGCCTAGGTTGTGGACCTTCGGCAAACAGACAGCTGACTTGGACTGCacagtgctggcacatgcctttcccTGTAGTCTGCTCTCTGGAGCCCTTCCCTTTAGAACGAGAAGTGGGCATTGAAATCGATTTATATGATTTTCTTATACTGACTAATTGATTCCCATATGGAAGTCTGCTGATTTGCTAATCAGTGCaacagccccaccccaccctatgTCCTTGTCACCTTTCCACTGAGACCCTGGCTGCAGCTGAAATGACTCCTGCTCTCAGACGCTTCTCTGGCTGCTTGCTATGTCGCTTCCCCCAACCTCCACCCCATGACGTTGTCTCGTCCACTGTATCGGTTAATGCTGAACTATAATTAATTCATAGCATACCACGTAAGCCAGGGACAATCGTAGCCCAGTTCCCAGAGCAAAGCTGAGTGGGGAGGCTGAGGCTCTTTCTCATCCAAGTCGCTCTGTTAATGAACCACGGAGTCAAAGCGGGGACTCAAATGTTTGCTAATGAGAAGACGATCTGACTCAAAATTATGTTCTCCAAGTGCAGGAACCTTAGGAAGCCACCTGGTGGTGGCTTTGTTCAGGGGGTTCTGTGGCCTCTGATGGTTCTCCATCCATTTGAAACAGCTCGTCTCTCTGGTCACAGGCTGGTTGGCGTGAGACCTCTTACCTCTGTCCCCTCTGCCCCACTCAGGTGTACTCTAAGATGTATATTTTCGATGACAGATTTTGATGGAGCCATAGCAAACATCCCTAACAGTGAAACCACTCACAAACCATTGCCCCATGACATGAAAGTGCCTCTTCTCCTTACCTGAGAAGTCACAGAGGCTGGAGAGTCCCCTGCCTGGAGTaagcaaagagagagaacacaggctGAAGAAAGCCATGGAAGGAGCATCAGGACTGCTTCCGAGCCACAAACCTGACCAcgcccaacccccccccccccactaaatCAGAGGAAGTATACTgaggttttggtttttgcttgtttgttttgttttggagacagggtttcctctatGAAagggtcctggctgtcctaaaactcactttgtagatcaggttggccttgaacctacagagatccacccacctctccctcccaagtgctgcataCTGAGGTTGACAAAGCATTGCCACTTTGGCTGTCTAAAGCAGGGGCCACTAAATATTTTGGAAAGTacaagatattaaatatttttttagctTTGCAGGGGGCCGTAgggtattttctttcttcacacCTTTGGGCAGTTTTACTGTGTATCCCAGATGGGTCACAGATTcactatcttcctgcctcagcctcctgaggactgaggttacaggtgtgcaccactaccttATTGCATTGTCTTTGTGTGAATGTACTGTAGACAATGCCATCtgtgttctaataaaactttgtaaacactgagattttaattttattgaatttttatgcgccacgtttttcttttctttttaatttttgggaCTGCATGAAAGTGTACCAAACCTGTTTTATTTGTAGGCCCCATAAAAAGCAAGAGGATGTCTGGGGACTTGGCCCTGGTCTGTGTTTTGGCGATTATGCTTTGAGGGACAACCCCAAAGTCTGGCTCACCCTCTGCTCACAGCATCCTCCAGGTCACAGTGACATTTTCCAGTCTGTAAGGCCTGTACTGGGTCAGTTCCTGCCGCTACACACTCCTGAATCACCCtacccatcccccatccctcaacattcccccacccctccctcagTGTGTACCATCCCTCTCCTGGCTAGAAGGTAAACTCTGTGAGTCTTATTCATTTCTGGAACTTAGTGTCTAGGCCAGGTTTGGGCAGTGAAGGCTCGCTGACATTCCCAGGACACCTGCATTCCCATTCCTGTCATTCATGGCATGACCAGTTTGGAAGCTCAGATCACTACTTCCTAATTCCTTAGGAGCATTTGGATTTGGGCCCCCCAAAAGCCTTCAGGGTAGCCAACAAACCTCACCTCCTTGGGCCCACATGATCAGACCCGCGCCACTCCGAGGAGCAGGTGAGTGTTGTGTCCACAGGCACACCTGGTTTGACAATTCAATCAAAATGCTCAAACCTGCCGTGCCTGTGGTCACAGCCCAGAGTGCACACGACTATGGGGGAATCAGCTTACTCGGCAAGGACAGCTCCACCACCAGGACACCCCCTGTCTGCTCACGCAGCATCCGCTTCCGTTTGTCGCAGTTCTGAAGACCAGGAGGAGAATGAACAAAGGAAACAAGAGACAAACCAGAAAGCAAAGTGAAAGTTCATGGAACGCCAAGTCCCCACCCACTCACTACTTTCATAAAGTGTACAAACGCACGCATGCAcccatgcacgcacgcacgcacgcacgcacccaCGCATGCAGCTAGCGTCCATTGACTCTCCAGGCTGGGGAGTCCCTGCTTGACTAGGTCGTCATTATTCCAGCAGAGGAGGGCTCTGCGCATTTTAGTAGGAAACAAGACTTGACTTTCCTTTAACTCAGTGATAGAAGAGGATCTCGCAAAAATATGttctgcctcctttccttctgttaaAACTGCAACTCTGCTGCTGTCCTTTGATCAAGCACTAACCGGTTCTCCTCCACCCCCCAGCCCTCAGCTCctggctcttttttcttttcctccctgtgTTCAGAAGCAACTGTTTTCTAGCCACAGGAGTGGATGGAAGTAGAGATCCAACCTCCTTTCTGCTGGTTGCTCCAGGCCATGTGGGCTGGCAGTCTCTTTAGACGCTCGGGCCTCCGAGGCCTCCAGTCTACATGGAGGACGGAACAGTGAGGCGCTCAGCACTTTTAAGTTCCCGAGGAGGTGTTCTTCACTCTGCAAATCCCGGAGCTGCAGGGCACTGGCCCTTCTGCCCACTGTGCTGTCCGCACTGACCTAGATTTTCAGCATTTCTCCGAAGACAGTCCAGTCGGGACTGCAATCGCCCACCTTTAGAGTTCTGTCTAGATCTTGGATTCCTTGGCACTTTTAACTTTTTCAAAGCCTTTTCATGCGTATTGCTACCTTCATTTTTATCTTACATTGATTGCTCTCTGAGAAGGGAACAGCCATCAGAACAGGCACCTCTATTCCAAGATGATGAAACCAGCCATACATACCAAACTGGTAAGTTTTGGTAGCAAGGTAGACAGGCCCAGACCTTCTGCCTCTGCACCCAGGCCCCACCTCTCCCAGGTCAATCCAGCTTCTCCAATCCCAGCCCCTTGGGGTCATATCTTCCTTCCAGAGCCAGGACCCTCACCACTGGGCAGGAGAGCTTCTCGCTGTCACAGATGAATGTCTCACAGTGTAACCAAACCTTGGAGAGTTTGGGGATGTTCTGGAACCGGAAGGCATTGAATTGGAAAGTTGCCCTGTGGTCCTTGCCGTTTTCATGCACGAAGACCGTTTCATCAGTGGGGCAGCTGGTGTGCacgggagaagggagaagggagaatgaaACATCACACCAGAGACGGCCAGAAAGGCTCCAAGGCAGCATTTCACACAGCACTCCGGTAGACCTGGGCACAGCtgcttgctctttcaaagaactCTGATCCCAATTGAAGGGCTGTAGGGGTAGATCTGATTGTCTCCAATTCTAAAATAGGGGGTGACTTATGAGAACCCATACATCTGGTAGGTTGAACCCCTGTCCTAAAGAAGTGACATCTCCAAGAGATAAACCCTCCGTAGGACTGGCCTCTGGAAGACCTCAGCATAACACAAGGTAAGGACCACCATGATTGATGGGAGTGGTGTGTTTCCTGTTGCTGTAGACACCCAAACTCAAGTCACACCTACTTCTTAGCACTGTGTGTGCTCTTAGGTTTTGCCTGAAAGTGGAAAAATGAATTTATGTTCAATTAATTGtagatatattatataataaccTTTATTAAAACATAGTCATATTTTCCACATATTATCTAAATAATGGGGAGAAAAATTGTTtgctgagacagaagcagaaactgACTGAAAATATCATCTGAGAATTCTCTCTGAGGAGTCATGAGCAAGAAACAAAGGTTGTACCTTCTGATCTGGGCCAAGGGTCAGAGCTATTTCTGTTTGTTGTGGCCTTGGCATTGATGGGGATGTGAGAATTTTCTGGCTTATGATATGAGGATCTAGCGGGATTGTTTGGTCAATAAACCTGAGATCCTTGTCTGAACTCAAGATGTGGAGTCTTAAAATAGCTCTTTGTAGCCAGAGTGCCCTAGGCTGGTGTCAGCCAATGGAAAGTAACGTAAGAGGAGCTTTGTGGTGGGGGAAGGGATGGTAAAGAATGGGCGAGCCTAGATGGCTTGGCGCCACCATCTCTTGGCACAGGTTGTGGCACCTGCCTCTCAGTGACAGCTCACTCTGATTGGTTGGATGGTGGCAGCCTGCTGGGAGGTCTCCCCCTCACCCTGAGCGAGTTCCCTGCCCTACATGGAATCACCCTTTGAGGGGAGTGTTCTGCTGCTGTTGTGCTCATGTGTACAGGGAAATACTGAtaatatcatctatctatctatctatctatctatctatctatctatctatctatctatctatctatctatctataatctatctatcttctatctatcatctatctatctatctatctatctatctatctatctatctatctatctatctatctatcatctatctatctatctatctatctatcatctatctatctagatgtATCTCCATACTGTAATATCACGAAGGACTCTTGAAACTGGAGCTCTACCCAAAGGATCTAGTATGAACAGAGAGTTTCCTCCCAAGCTATTCCAAGTCACAACAGAAGAGACCAGCGCACACTGGACCCACCGCTCTGCACTGACTCCAGAAAGTAGACCTACCCTTTATTGATCAGCTGCCACTGCAAGGGGTACATGAAGTCAGCTGAGGGGGTGGCCCAGCAGCTGTTCAGGACTACTTTAAACCTGGAAATAAAATAAGGAGGCATCACTAAGAACCAGCCTTGTGTATACAAACATCGGAAGATTAGAATCTGttggtcttattttttttcctttgtccttAAAAATACACACCGTATAAAGAAACTTACCGAGTGCTTAGCCCTTTGGCCTCTACTCCTGCGAACAGGTCGGAACCAATTTCTGATGTTTCCAGAATGAAAGGAGCTTCTTTCTTGGTGGAAAACTTGGCGTtcttgggaaggaaatgggaataCTAGGCACTGAGACCTCTCAGAATGAACAGTCAGTCTGGCGGGAGCAGACACTTTGGGGAAGGGTTAGAGATGGAAGCCACCAgcgcaaaacaaaacacatgagaTTATAGAGAAACTCTAGAGCCAGAGAAACTGTACCTCTGCGGATCCAGATGTCATCTTAGATGGGGTAAGGACATTTGCTAGTCATGGTTTGACACACATTGTCTCAGTGATGCCAACAGAACCGACTGATGGAAAAATAGTGCAATCCAAGGACAGCAAGCCGCGACTTCACAAACACTCAGGGCAAGAACAACAGAATGCTTACAGCCCCTCACGGTCCCTGTTCCCTGAGCTCCGAGCAAATGCTTGCCTGAGTTCTAACCAGTGTGATTGTCCACAGACATAAGCCATTGGTCGCCTGCAATGTAGTTAGGTATTGTTTTACATATTTGGGTAGTTTCTATGTCTAAGTACTCTGCTTTGAGATATAATATTTGTTAATGTAGCAAGATCTATCTCCAAATGATTCGA of the Chionomys nivalis chromosome 8, mChiNiv1.1, whole genome shotgun sequence genome contains:
- the Tectb gene encoding beta-tectorin is translated as MVARAFILLALFAEASTKSCIPNKADVILVFCYPKTIIAKIPECPYGWEVHQLALGGVCYNGVHEGGYYQFVIPDLSPKNKSYCGTQSEYKPPIYHFYSHIVSNDSTVVVKNQPVNYSFSCTYHATYLVNQAAFDQRVATVHVKNGSMGTFESQLSLNFYTNAKFSTKKEAPFILETSEIGSDLFAGVEAKGLSTRFKVVLNSCWATPSADFMYPLQWQLINKGCPTDETVFVHENGKDHRATFQFNAFRFQNIPKLSKVWLHCETFICDSEKLSCPVNCDKRKRMLREQTGGVLVVELSLPSRGLSSLCDFSGVLYHLILMLGICAVL